The following proteins come from a genomic window of Brevibacillus antibioticus:
- a CDS encoding YjjG family noncanonical pyrimidine nucleotidase gives MRYQVILFDVDDTLLDFKTTEENALQKTFAQFGLATGSSDYGATYKEISKGLWEDLEEGRITLAELGVERFQRLFKAVELDVDAEAFSSAYLESLGKEMHLVPGAVELCNSLEDCRLAIITNGFASVQTARIAASPLCNSFEHLIISEEVGYKKPDREIFDNAFSKLQWTEKANVLMVGDSLTSDIQGGARYGIDTCWFNPLGKENQTSIRPTYEIRELSELQEIVRRGNVNL, from the coding sequence ATGCGCTATCAAGTCATATTATTCGATGTAGATGATACACTTCTCGACTTCAAAACGACAGAAGAAAATGCTTTGCAAAAGACGTTTGCCCAGTTTGGCCTCGCTACGGGATCGTCTGATTATGGAGCGACTTACAAAGAGATCAGTAAAGGATTGTGGGAGGATTTAGAAGAGGGGCGGATCACTCTAGCAGAGCTAGGTGTAGAGAGATTTCAAAGACTCTTTAAAGCTGTTGAGCTAGACGTCGATGCAGAGGCATTTAGCAGCGCCTATCTCGAATCCCTGGGCAAAGAAATGCATTTGGTACCTGGAGCGGTTGAATTGTGCAACAGTTTGGAGGATTGCCGTTTGGCGATTATTACGAATGGATTCGCCTCTGTGCAAACGGCAAGAATTGCCGCTTCACCGCTTTGCAACTCTTTTGAGCACCTGATTATTTCCGAAGAGGTCGGCTATAAGAAGCCGGATCGGGAAATCTTTGACAATGCGTTTTCCAAACTGCAATGGACGGAGAAGGCGAACGTATTGATGGTGGGAGATTCGTTGACCTCTGATATACAAGGGGGAGCCCGTTACGGGATCGATACGTGCTGGTTCAATCCTCTGGGTAAGGAAAATCAGACGAGCATTCGGCCGACGTACGAAATCAGAGAGCTGAGCGAGCTTCAAGAAATTGTGCGGAGGGGTAACGTGAATTTGTAG
- a CDS encoding ABC transporter ATP-binding protein, whose amino-acid sequence MEILRVENLSKTYGGGETAVTALNDISFSVQKGEFVAIIGPSGSGKSTLLHILGGVDTPTSGKVIVDQTDMYAMDETALAIFRRRQIGLIYQFYNLIPVLTVEENITLPLLLDGREVNQDIFSGIVETLGLQQRLKHLPNQLSGGQQQRASIGRALISSPAIVLADEPTGNLDSQNSAEIVKLLKKLHKERYQTLIVITHDENIALQADRIIGIQDGRISRDEVIRR is encoded by the coding sequence ATGGAGATTTTGCGAGTAGAGAATCTGTCAAAGACATACGGTGGTGGCGAAACAGCTGTTACTGCATTGAACGATATCTCATTTTCCGTACAAAAAGGGGAGTTTGTAGCGATTATTGGACCATCTGGTTCAGGTAAGTCTACCCTTCTACATATTCTGGGGGGCGTTGATACGCCCACATCCGGTAAGGTGATCGTTGACCAGACAGATATGTACGCGATGGATGAAACGGCACTGGCCATCTTCAGACGCAGACAGATTGGGCTTATCTATCAATTCTACAATCTGATCCCTGTTCTTACTGTAGAAGAAAATATTACCTTACCACTGCTGTTGGATGGTAGAGAAGTAAATCAAGATATCTTTTCCGGTATCGTAGAGACTCTAGGTCTTCAACAGCGATTAAAGCATCTGCCAAACCAGCTTTCTGGAGGGCAGCAGCAGCGTGCATCCATTGGACGTGCCTTGATTAGCAGTCCCGCCATTGTATTGGCTGACGAGCCTACGGGGAATCTAGATAGCCAAAACAGTGCTGAGATTGTAAAGCTCTTGAAAAAATTACACAAAGAACGGTATCAAACCCTGATTGTTATCACACATGACGAAAACATTGCCTTACAAGCGGACCGAATTATTGGCATTCAGGATGGCAGGATCTCTAGAGATGAGGTGATCCGGCGATGA
- a CDS encoding UbiD family decarboxylase, with the protein MYQNLEECILDLERHGHLVRIREEVDPYLEMAAIHLKVYEAGGPALLFENVKGSKFRAVSNLFGTIERSKFIFRSTWQAAENLIAMRNDPMKALKQPFKNIENGFAALKALPAKKSTSMPVTAQEISITDLPLIQSWPMDGGAFVTLPQIYSEDPDKPGIMNSNLGMYRVQLTGNEYEVNKEIGLHYQIHRGIGVHQAKATKMGMPLKVSCFVGGPPAHTLSAVMPLPEGLSEITFAGLLSGRRFHYSYIDGYCVSNDADFVITGDIYPGDTKPEGPFGDHLGYYSLIHPFPVMKVKKVYAKPNAIWPFTVVGRPPQEDTSFGQLIHELTGDAIKQEIPGVKEVHAVDAAGVHPLLFAIGSERYTPYQQVKQPTEMLTIANRILGTGQLSLAKYLFITAEENRPLTTHDEVDFMTYILERIDLHRDVHFYTNTTIDTLDYSGTGLNSGSKVVLAAYGDQKRELCKEVPDELKDLREFENARLIMPGVVSIQGPAFTNYASAQQQLQNLCDAIQTRGPIPSCPMIILCDDSTFMSESLQNFLWATFTRSNPSHDIYGVNSYYENKHWGCDNLIIDARTKPHQAPPLVPDPTVERNIERLFVKGASLGGIL; encoded by the coding sequence ATGTATCAGAATTTAGAAGAGTGCATCCTTGATTTGGAAAGGCACGGACATTTGGTCCGTATTCGCGAAGAGGTAGATCCCTATCTAGAAATGGCTGCGATTCACTTGAAGGTGTACGAAGCCGGCGGACCAGCCTTGCTTTTTGAAAATGTAAAAGGCTCAAAATTTCGTGCGGTATCCAATCTATTTGGCACAATTGAGCGCAGCAAGTTTATTTTCAGAAGCACCTGGCAAGCCGCTGAAAATTTAATCGCCATGCGCAATGATCCGATGAAAGCGCTCAAGCAGCCATTTAAAAATATCGAGAACGGCTTTGCTGCTCTGAAAGCTTTGCCTGCAAAAAAATCCACGAGCATGCCGGTAACTGCACAGGAAATCAGCATTACCGACCTGCCACTTATCCAAAGCTGGCCGATGGATGGAGGAGCTTTTGTCACGCTGCCCCAAATCTATTCGGAAGATCCGGACAAGCCTGGAATTATGAATTCCAATTTGGGTATGTACCGTGTGCAGTTGACTGGTAATGAGTATGAAGTAAACAAAGAAATTGGCTTGCACTATCAAATCCATCGGGGGATCGGTGTCCACCAAGCCAAAGCGACCAAAATGGGTATGCCGCTGAAAGTAAGCTGCTTTGTTGGCGGGCCGCCTGCCCATACTTTATCGGCTGTAATGCCGTTGCCAGAAGGCTTGAGCGAAATTACTTTTGCAGGCTTGCTATCTGGGCGCCGTTTTCACTACAGCTATATCGATGGTTACTGCGTAAGCAATGATGCTGATTTTGTCATCACAGGAGATATTTATCCCGGAGATACAAAACCAGAGGGACCATTTGGCGACCATTTGGGCTACTACAGTCTGATCCATCCATTCCCTGTGATGAAGGTAAAGAAAGTGTATGCCAAGCCGAATGCGATCTGGCCATTCACGGTTGTGGGCCGTCCGCCACAAGAAGATACGTCATTCGGTCAACTGATTCACGAGTTAACGGGCGATGCGATCAAGCAAGAAATCCCAGGTGTAAAAGAAGTCCATGCTGTAGATGCTGCCGGTGTTCATCCGCTACTGTTTGCCATCGGAAGCGAACGGTATACGCCATATCAGCAAGTCAAACAGCCGACGGAGATGCTCACCATTGCCAACCGCATTTTAGGGACAGGCCAATTGAGCTTGGCCAAGTATTTATTCATTACCGCAGAAGAAAATCGGCCATTGACGACGCATGATGAAGTAGATTTTATGACCTATATTTTGGAGAGAATCGATCTGCATCGTGATGTTCATTTTTATACCAACACGACCATTGATACGCTGGATTATTCGGGAACAGGCTTAAATAGCGGCAGTAAGGTTGTCCTCGCTGCATACGGCGATCAAAAGCGAGAGTTGTGCAAAGAGGTGCCGGATGAGCTGAAGGATTTGCGAGAGTTTGAGAATGCCCGCTTGATTATGCCAGGTGTGGTGTCGATCCAAGGTCCTGCATTTACCAATTACGCGAGCGCCCAGCAGCAGTTACAGAATCTGTGTGACGCGATTCAAACAAGAGGACCGATCCCGTCTTGCCCGATGATCATCCTGTGTGATGACAGTACATTCATGAGCGAATCACTTCAAAACTTCCTGTGGGCAACCTTCACGCGAAGCAATCCATCCCACGATATTTACGGCGTGAACAGCTACTACGAGAACAAGCATTGGGGTTGCGATAATCTGATTATTGATGCACGTACCAAGCCCCATCAAGCACCGCCATTGGTTCCAGATCCGACTGTCGAGAGAAATATCGAACGACTGTTTGTCAAAGGTGCGAGCTTGGGAGGAATCCTATAA
- a CDS encoding sensor histidine kinase yields MLKNKEIRKLCMYSVMISIIGITILWIIDWKAGIVAIAMVILLLSCFFLFTRKRYQDISKLAYYLASVYSGQPTMDIRDNVEGELSILKNDIYKVTLTLSEQSTLLKRDKQYLADTLSNISHQLKTPLASMFVMADLLNNPSLPKDKREEFLGKIINQLKRIEWLVTSLLKLSKIEVQSVIFKKELLSVKKMINKALEPLLVTMELKNQELSFSCKEDLFVYGDGNWTVEAILNVIKNGIEHTPAGGRITISCEETPLYTQIVITDSGKGISPEDAPHIFERFYKGKNAGVDSIGIGLAMSKTILQSQNADVFMESQIGVGTTFKIKFYKQMI; encoded by the coding sequence ATGCTTAAAAACAAAGAAATACGGAAGTTATGTATGTATAGCGTGATGATTTCCATCATTGGGATCACTATTCTTTGGATAATCGATTGGAAAGCGGGGATTGTGGCGATTGCCATGGTAATTCTGCTCCTTTCCTGTTTTTTCCTGTTTACTCGCAAACGCTATCAGGACATCAGTAAGCTCGCTTATTATTTGGCTTCTGTATATTCAGGCCAACCCACGATGGATATTAGGGATAACGTTGAGGGTGAATTGAGCATTCTGAAAAATGATATTTATAAAGTCACGCTAACGTTATCTGAGCAGTCTACTCTTCTGAAAAGGGACAAACAATACTTGGCAGATACGCTTTCGAACATCTCCCATCAACTAAAAACGCCACTTGCCTCCATGTTTGTCATGGCTGATTTGTTAAACAACCCGAGTTTGCCAAAAGACAAGAGGGAGGAGTTCTTGGGCAAGATTATCAATCAGTTGAAGCGTATTGAATGGCTCGTGACTTCATTGCTAAAGCTGTCCAAAATCGAAGTACAGAGCGTAATTTTCAAGAAGGAATTATTATCTGTCAAAAAAATGATAAACAAGGCATTAGAACCACTCCTTGTCACCATGGAATTAAAAAATCAGGAGCTTTCTTTTTCCTGTAAAGAAGACCTTTTCGTGTATGGAGATGGAAACTGGACGGTAGAAGCCATTTTGAACGTAATTAAAAACGGGATTGAGCATACGCCAGCTGGGGGACGTATTACTATTTCGTGTGAGGAAACACCCTTGTATACACAAATTGTCATTACCGACAGTGGCAAGGGGATTAGCCCAGAAGATGCTCCACACATATTTGAACGATTTTATAAAGGGAAGAATGCAGGGGTGGATAGTATTGGAATAGGGCTAGCCATGTCTAAAACAATCTTACAAAGTCAAAACGCCGATGTGTTTATGGAAAGCCAGATTGGTGTAGGCACAACATTCAAAATCAAATTCTACAAGCAAATGATTTAG
- a CDS encoding ABC transporter permease, whose amino-acid sequence MNIVNQLTLRNMKQNKSRTLVTIIGVVISVAMLTAVFSISSSFMDMMQRKAIAFSGKWQAAFLNVAGEDVAVITNTEAIERYDIDQELGFARVSNSANRAKPYLYITGHSNHDVIGVSPIDGRLPQNENELALSSQFLQTSGVNLKVGDVITIDFGKRILNLDGNSGTLGKDDVYQSKEVFTPTKTKTYTITGIVQAPAKEQEASAAYRAFSGLSEGDLEEGFPYTVSVEYKDLEDNIYETSKTIKSKVSSVKNQEKSNGVKLKYNRDLLLYSGISNDSHFLYTMYLAVFSVGSIILIGSVSLIYNAFAISLSERSRTFGMLSSVGATKQQKRASVFFEAAVIGVIAIPVGLFFGSIGIGVTFHLLSPFIQKMFVVSEPIRLVIEPFSMIVVILFSIFILFISAWLPAMRASRITPITAIRQTKDIEIKGKDVRTSKMTRKLFGFEAELGLKNLKRNKHHYRSTVFSLAISVILYLAASSFSLYMDKSYNMAQAPLPYDLSVTDRGGDLERVRSLTNELMSVQNATTKVKTQLLFNDLFLKENEVTTDISSRHTLNPDGEYFMSSNIVSLDEASFAAYLQSAGIDAKKLEGDEISAILVNQFTLKEQHNFTDISQLTVQEGSEIPFTRVEGAKIRIASITDKRPPFMLRYQEDAFTVTLVVSERGFDKLLELGNDKLSEQVFSEVQFTTEQSAALENEINPIINKYPDLDFYTTNLIEERQDAMNRATVISVFLYGFVVLIGLICMANIINTISTGMALRKREFAMLASIGMTPEGMKKMLRFEGFFYGMKSLIYGLPISLCVMFFIYKILDRNFEFAFTLPWVDLIIAGIGVFFIVGTSILYATRKYKEQSIVESLKNENI is encoded by the coding sequence ATGAATATCGTGAATCAGCTCACTTTACGTAATATGAAGCAGAATAAGAGCCGTACCCTTGTTACAATCATTGGGGTTGTCATTTCTGTCGCGATGCTTACAGCAGTATTTTCGATTAGTAGCTCTTTCATGGATATGATGCAGAGAAAAGCTATTGCTTTCTCTGGTAAATGGCAGGCTGCTTTTCTCAATGTTGCAGGTGAAGATGTTGCGGTTATTACAAATACAGAAGCAATTGAAAGATACGATATTGATCAGGAGCTCGGATTTGCACGAGTTTCTAACTCTGCAAACAGGGCTAAGCCTTATTTGTATATTACTGGACACAGTAATCATGATGTAATAGGGGTGAGCCCAATTGATGGGCGTTTGCCTCAGAATGAAAACGAACTGGCACTTTCATCGCAGTTTCTTCAAACCTCCGGTGTAAACCTCAAGGTTGGAGATGTAATCACAATAGATTTTGGTAAACGTATCTTGAATTTAGATGGTAACAGCGGGACGTTGGGCAAAGATGATGTCTATCAATCAAAGGAAGTCTTTACGCCTACAAAGACGAAAACATACACCATTACCGGGATTGTTCAAGCACCAGCTAAAGAGCAGGAAGCATCGGCTGCATACCGTGCATTTAGTGGCCTTTCCGAGGGTGATTTGGAGGAGGGTTTTCCCTACACGGTAAGTGTTGAATATAAGGATTTAGAGGATAACATTTATGAAACGAGTAAAACGATTAAGAGTAAGGTGAGCAGTGTAAAAAATCAAGAGAAATCGAATGGCGTGAAACTTAAGTACAACCGGGATCTTTTGCTTTATTCCGGGATTTCGAATGATTCTCACTTTCTTTACACCATGTATCTGGCAGTCTTTTCCGTTGGAAGTATCATTCTGATTGGATCTGTCTCACTAATCTACAACGCGTTTGCGATCTCGCTATCAGAGCGTAGTCGCACTTTTGGGATGTTATCTAGCGTAGGGGCAACCAAACAACAAAAAAGAGCTTCTGTATTTTTTGAAGCTGCTGTGATCGGGGTCATCGCTATTCCAGTCGGGTTGTTCTTTGGGTCTATTGGCATTGGCGTTACTTTCCATTTGCTCAGTCCATTCATTCAAAAAATGTTTGTCGTTAGTGAGCCGATCCGATTGGTGATAGAGCCGTTCAGTATGATTGTAGTCATTTTGTTTTCCATTTTTATACTGTTCATTTCTGCGTGGTTACCCGCAATGAGAGCATCAAGAATTACGCCGATAACTGCGATCCGACAGACAAAGGATATCGAAATAAAAGGAAAAGATGTTCGTACATCTAAAATGACTCGTAAGTTGTTTGGATTTGAAGCGGAACTAGGATTGAAAAATCTGAAAAGGAATAAACACCACTATCGCTCAACTGTCTTTTCTCTTGCCATTAGTGTCATTTTGTACCTAGCAGCTTCTTCCTTTTCGTTGTATATGGATAAGTCCTATAATATGGCACAAGCACCGCTACCATATGATCTGTCAGTAACCGATAGGGGAGGCGATCTGGAAAGGGTAAGGTCATTAACAAATGAATTGATGTCTGTCCAAAACGCAACAACAAAAGTGAAGACCCAACTTCTTTTTAATGATCTCTTCCTTAAAGAAAACGAGGTTACCACAGACATCTCCAGTCGCCATACTCTTAATCCAGATGGGGAATACTTCATGTCTTCAAACATTGTTTCTCTTGATGAGGCCTCTTTTGCAGCGTACCTGCAATCCGCGGGGATTGATGCAAAGAAATTGGAAGGTGACGAGATTTCTGCAATACTTGTCAATCAGTTCACCTTGAAAGAACAACATAATTTTACAGATATCTCTCAACTGACAGTCCAAGAGGGATCAGAAATACCTTTCACGAGGGTTGAAGGAGCTAAAATCCGAATTGCTTCTATCACGGATAAACGTCCACCTTTTATGCTACGCTACCAGGAAGATGCTTTTACGGTGACACTTGTTGTTTCTGAACGAGGCTTTGACAAACTACTAGAACTAGGTAACGATAAGCTGTCTGAGCAAGTTTTCAGCGAGGTTCAATTTACTACAGAGCAGTCTGCGGCATTGGAAAATGAAATCAACCCAATAATAAACAAATATCCAGATTTAGATTTCTATACTACCAATCTGATAGAGGAACGTCAGGATGCAATGAATCGCGCCACGGTCATATCCGTATTCCTTTATGGGTTTGTGGTTCTTATCGGACTCATTTGTATGGCAAATATTATCAACACGATTTCGACTGGGATGGCCTTGAGAAAACGTGAGTTTGCGATGTTGGCTTCCATTGGCATGACACCAGAGGGCATGAAGAAAATGCTACGCTTCGAAGGATTCTTTTATGGAATGAAGTCGCTTATTTACGGTTTACCGATTAGTTTATGCGTGATGTTTTTCATTTACAAGATTCTTGACCGTAACTTTGAATTTGCTTTTACGTTGCCTTGGGTGGATCTTATAATCGCAGGGATAGGTGTGTTTTTCATTGTGGGTACATCAATCCTCTATGCGACTAGAAAATATAAAGAACAGAGTATCGTTGAATCGCTAAAAAACGAAAATATCTAA
- a CDS encoding CDGSH iron-sulfur domain-containing protein has protein sequence MDQEKVTIKINDNGSIRVTGAVELLDGAGDKYEVGSSFSLCRCGQSEKKPFCDGTHKNVGFESAPRAKA, from the coding sequence GTGGATCAAGAAAAAGTAACCATCAAGATTAACGACAATGGATCAATTCGTGTTACGGGTGCAGTTGAATTGCTGGATGGAGCAGGTGACAAATATGAAGTCGGTTCATCTTTTTCACTCTGTCGATGCGGTCAATCCGAGAAAAAACCGTTCTGTGATGGCACGCATAAAAACGTAGGCTTTGAAAGTGCACCACGAGCAAAAGCATGA
- a CDS encoding response regulator transcription factor, which translates to MKVLVVEDDKTIAEGLHYSLSSEGYEVVLCEGKQTALETIKQQRFDLYLLDLTLPDGNGYEICEYVKENQDVPVIFLTACDDEINVVRGLDMGADDYITKPFRIRELISRMKSSLRHYQKEPNLIDKVKIGNVVVNTKLAKVYKGAEEVMLTALEYRLLLAFINNRGQVLSRNQLLEGIWDLDGNFINDNTLSVYIKRLREKLEDDSQNPKVIETVRGLGYRMSGSHA; encoded by the coding sequence ATGAAGGTTTTAGTAGTAGAAGATGACAAGACCATTGCAGAAGGTTTGCACTATTCGCTTTCCAGTGAGGGGTATGAAGTCGTTCTTTGCGAAGGAAAACAAACTGCACTCGAAACAATCAAACAGCAACGTTTTGATCTATATTTACTCGATTTGACTTTGCCAGATGGTAATGGTTATGAGATTTGCGAATATGTAAAAGAAAATCAGGATGTACCTGTCATCTTCTTGACGGCGTGTGATGATGAAATCAATGTGGTTCGGGGGTTAGATATGGGAGCAGATGACTATATCACAAAGCCGTTTCGTATCCGGGAGTTGATTAGCCGAATGAAATCATCCCTGAGGCACTACCAAAAAGAACCCAACCTGATTGACAAAGTGAAGATTGGAAATGTTGTCGTAAATACAAAACTGGCTAAAGTGTACAAAGGAGCCGAGGAAGTGATGCTGACTGCGCTAGAATACCGTTTACTGTTGGCATTCATAAATAATAGAGGGCAAGTTCTGTCCAGAAATCAGTTGTTAGAAGGCATTTGGGATCTAGATGGTAACTTTATCAATGACAATACCCTTTCTGTCTACATTAAACGGCTTCGAGAAAAGTTGGAGGATGATAGCCAGAATCCCAAAGTGATAGAAACCGTACGCGGACTTGGCTATCGAATGAGTGGAAGTCATGCTTAA
- a CDS encoding zinc-dependent alcohol dehydrogenase family protein, which produces MYAQVVRYDQFGEPHEVLKVEQRLIEPLKQAEILVKMSARPINPSDVIPIRGAYKHRINLPAIPGYEGVGTVVDTGPFAPHSLIGKRVLPLRGEGTWQEYVKTTAELAIAVPDSIQDDIASRLYINPITAWVICNEVLQLSSHQVLLVNAANSAIGRLFIQLSAHFGFRVIAIVRNARYTEELMQLGACHVIDSSRVSIYDTIMSITNGQGAHASIDSIGGPDGFELAKSTRAGGIFLSLGLLSGVQVDWSTISKELGVIPQLFLLRHWNQRVSVSTWHETFEKVIELVQNGKLLLAEPGEKFALHDVKDAVQFAENRPCTGKIILV; this is translated from the coding sequence ATGTATGCACAAGTTGTACGTTACGATCAATTTGGCGAGCCCCATGAGGTATTGAAGGTTGAACAGCGCCTGATTGAACCTCTGAAGCAAGCTGAAATTTTAGTAAAAATGAGCGCACGTCCCATTAATCCTTCTGACGTCATTCCGATTCGTGGTGCCTATAAGCATCGCATCAACCTTCCCGCCATTCCTGGATATGAGGGGGTTGGTACCGTAGTTGATACAGGTCCTTTTGCTCCTCACTCTCTTATCGGGAAACGTGTTCTCCCTTTGCGCGGTGAGGGTACGTGGCAAGAATACGTAAAAACGACAGCCGAGCTAGCCATTGCGGTTCCTGATTCGATCCAAGATGATATCGCCAGTCGTTTGTACATCAACCCCATCACCGCGTGGGTGATCTGCAATGAGGTCCTTCAACTGTCTTCTCATCAGGTTTTGTTAGTCAACGCGGCCAACTCAGCCATTGGCCGATTGTTTATCCAGCTATCCGCACATTTCGGTTTTAGGGTGATCGCTATCGTCCGAAACGCAAGATATACCGAGGAGTTGATGCAACTCGGGGCGTGCCATGTTATCGACAGTTCACGTGTGTCTATATATGATACCATCATGAGTATAACGAACGGACAAGGTGCTCATGCGTCTATTGATTCCATTGGCGGTCCAGACGGTTTCGAGCTGGCTAAGTCTACACGTGCCGGCGGGATTTTCTTATCGCTAGGCCTTTTATCGGGAGTTCAAGTGGATTGGTCGACCATCTCGAAAGAGCTTGGCGTCATTCCTCAACTCTTTTTATTGCGCCACTGGAATCAACGCGTATCCGTGTCTACCTGGCACGAAACGTTTGAGAAAGTCATCGAGCTCGTTCAGAATGGAAAGCTCCTTTTAGCAGAGCCTGGAGAAAAATTTGCCTTGCATGATGTTAAAGATGCAGTGCAATTTGCGGAGAACCGTCCGTGTACGGGGAAAATCATCTTGGTGTAA
- a CDS encoding BglG family transcription antiterminator produces MVFLTTRSHALLKVILDSYYPLKIKDVARDFQVSERTVKYDLDNIRQWLKERNVILHSQPNKGLWITEEQEHRNALKENLQRDDSKTLILPQKDRVKHFLFILLLSEGYQRMNDLADHMGVSRNTVVADVKDAEKLLDGWRLELVTKQRYGVRVDGSERHKRYALENLIHDLLDGIDMYRMVQGIFPECGEEARVGPLLEKWLINRTELGEIIHSIKRWMNATAETLADRVLISLLIRLCMVVHRVKRGQMVKEDVAEMGEAKHWSGYELFSLEVRALCQRLNIDIPEHEIAYACLPLLGTEQVPREVRAGRSVLDVFQATKELTEAVSSRMLAPLYEDQELVRLLFAHLDDSLNRYRQGVLFANPLTEEIRRSYARMFEAVKRSCEEVFWHRGVYWLDADIAYFVLHFQAGYDRWLEQKKADALVVCGTGRGTSRFLKTYLESELRSLRVVGLCSSTEVEKYLASRRVDVIISVLPIKAEVPVVIVSPLPTRQDINQIQSCLEALQVEGGNRQKAVNARKEAWVSTLTTDLNPSDLPVVERLSQDVICKGYEISQKIVTAFREYVTEQTASGLTLHLLLMVNRLAFGSPYQEEWESSAEVESIEWKAWRERLNQLMAEANLYVPPSEVTAIIRYFSGKGTVESESGSTHTQRTGH; encoded by the coding sequence ATGGTCTTTTTAACCACACGTTCCCATGCATTACTGAAGGTGATACTCGACAGCTACTATCCGTTGAAAATTAAGGACGTCGCGCGCGATTTCCAGGTAAGCGAACGCACCGTTAAGTACGATCTGGATAACATCAGGCAATGGCTAAAGGAACGGAATGTCATCCTCCATTCCCAACCGAATAAAGGGCTGTGGATCACGGAAGAACAAGAGCACCGAAATGCTTTGAAGGAAAATTTGCAAAGGGATGACAGCAAGACACTCATTCTGCCGCAAAAAGATCGGGTCAAGCATTTTTTGTTCATCCTTCTGCTGTCAGAAGGGTATCAGCGGATGAACGATTTGGCCGACCATATGGGAGTCAGTCGTAATACCGTCGTGGCTGATGTCAAGGACGCGGAAAAGCTGCTCGATGGCTGGCGTCTCGAGCTCGTCACGAAGCAAAGGTACGGTGTACGTGTGGACGGGAGTGAGCGGCACAAGCGGTATGCTCTCGAAAACTTGATTCACGATTTGTTGGATGGAATCGACATGTATCGGATGGTACAAGGGATATTTCCGGAATGTGGGGAAGAAGCGCGAGTGGGTCCTTTACTGGAGAAATGGCTGATCAACCGGACAGAGTTAGGGGAGATCATTCATAGCATCAAAAGATGGATGAATGCTACTGCGGAGACACTGGCAGACCGAGTGCTGATTAGTTTACTGATTCGCTTATGCATGGTCGTCCATCGTGTAAAAAGGGGCCAAATGGTCAAGGAAGATGTTGCCGAGATGGGAGAAGCGAAGCATTGGAGCGGGTACGAGCTGTTTTCACTCGAGGTTCGTGCATTATGCCAGCGATTAAACATTGATATTCCCGAACACGAGATTGCGTATGCGTGCCTTCCGCTGCTAGGGACCGAACAGGTGCCAAGAGAGGTGCGTGCAGGGAGGAGTGTTTTGGACGTTTTCCAGGCAACCAAAGAGCTGACGGAAGCGGTAAGCAGCCGGATGCTGGCACCGTTGTACGAGGATCAGGAGCTGGTCAGACTGCTTTTTGCACACCTAGACGATAGTTTGAACCGTTATCGTCAGGGGGTTCTTTTTGCGAATCCACTGACGGAGGAGATTCGCCGTTCATACGCACGCATGTTTGAGGCTGTCAAACGCTCTTGCGAAGAGGTGTTTTGGCATCGTGGGGTCTATTGGCTCGATGCAGACATAGCTTACTTTGTTCTGCATTTCCAAGCAGGTTATGATCGCTGGCTGGAGCAGAAAAAGGCAGATGCGCTCGTCGTTTGCGGAACAGGCAGAGGGACTTCACGGTTTTTGAAAACGTACTTGGAAAGCGAATTGCGTTCACTTCGGGTCGTAGGCCTGTGTTCCAGCACAGAGGTAGAGAAGTATTTGGCGAGTCGTCGCGTGGATGTGATTATCAGTGTTCTGCCGATTAAAGCCGAGGTGCCTGTTGTGATTGTCAGTCCCCTCCCCACACGCCAAGATATCAACCAGATTCAGAGCTGTCTGGAAGCCTTGCAAGTGGAGGGAGGAAATCGACAGAAGGCTGTGAATGCTCGCAAGGAAGCTTGGGTTTCCACGCTGACAACTGATCTCAATCCGTCAGATTTGCCGGTGGTGGAGAGACTATCTCAGGATGTCATCTGCAAAGGGTATGAGATCAGTCAAAAAATCGTGACTGCTTTTCGGGAGTACGTAACGGAACAAACGGCAAGCGGACTCACGCTACACCTGCTGTTGATGGTGAATCGACTGGCTTTTGGCTCACCCTATCAGGAGGAGTGGGAATCGTCGGCTGAGGTAGAATCGATAGAATGGAAGGCTTGGCGTGAAAGGCTGAACCAATTGATGGCTGAGGCAAACCTTTACGTTCCGCCTAGCGAAGTGACCGCCATTATACGCTATTTTTCAGGAAAGGGGACGGTAGAGAGTGAAAGTGGATCTACTCATACGCAACGGACAGGTCATTGA